In the Bacteroidales bacterium genome, one interval contains:
- a CDS encoding SusC/RagA family TonB-linked outer membrane protein produces the protein QSIHQNRGYIAERLFVDDEEAANSPNQTMTTYKYGGGDIKYTDVNRDGRINEADRVPIGYPTVPEIVYGFGFSLGYKNFDVSAFFQGLANESFWIDANNTSPFVGETQLLKVYADDHWSEENRNLYATWPRLSPDKNTNNLQTSTWFMRDGSFLRLKQAEIGYTFPGRWREKMRMSNLRIYISGTNLLTFSKFKLWDIEMAGNGLGYPIQRVFNIGLNLSFN, from the coding sequence CAATCCATTCATCAAAACAGGGGTTATATCGCCGAGCGTCTTTTTGTCGATGATGAAGAAGCTGCCAATTCGCCCAATCAAACGATGACTACCTACAAATACGGCGGTGGAGATATCAAGTATACAGATGTCAACAGGGATGGTCGCATTAATGAAGCCGACAGGGTTCCCATCGGGTATCCGACAGTACCGGAAATAGTATATGGTTTCGGGTTCTCATTAGGTTACAAAAATTTCGACGTATCCGCATTCTTCCAGGGATTGGCTAATGAATCGTTTTGGATAGATGCCAATAATACTTCTCCCTTTGTCGGGGAAACTCAATTATTAAAAGTATACGCAGATGATCACTGGTCGGAAGAAAACAGGAACCTGTATGCCACCTGGCCCAGATTAAGTCCCGACAAAAATACCAATAACCTGCAAACCAGTACCTGGTTCATGCGGGATGGATCATTCCTTCGTTTAAAACAAGCTGAAATAGGGTATACTTTTCCCGGGCGCTGGCGGGAAAAAATGCGGATGTCCAACCTCCGTATTTATATAAGTGGCACAAACCTACTTACATTCAGCAAATTCAAATTATGGGATATTGAAATGGCTGGTAACGGATTAGGTTATCCCATTCAACGGGTATTTAATATTGGCCTTAACCTGTCATTTAATTAA
- a CDS encoding RagB/SusD family nutrient uptake outer membrane protein, whose product MKKIKIIYLLIAGCLSFSCSDYLDVVPEGTSRLENAFTLRSEAERYLFTCYSYMPKDGNPSSDPTITGGDEMWTLTNPPHPTISLDGLKMAQGLQSATVPLFDKWNGLYQALRDCNIFLENVSKVPDIEEEERIRWIAEVKTLKAYYHFCLMRMYGPIPIIRENLPVDAGADEVKVVREPIDSCVFYMVQLLNEAIPDLPSSITNKTEQLGRICRPIAASLKAKILVTAASPLFNGNTDQATLLNRDKAQLFNQTYMPEKWDSAVIACKKAIDLCHEAGAVFYKYPGTSQYNLTDTMLLQLTLRNAICDRWNDELIWGNSQSIQGSLQNVTVPKLEIQYRDYAQLKSVLGIPIKIVEQFYTHNGVPINEDKTWGGDRYALQVADGDDKLYIKQGATTVKLHFDREPRFYAWIGFDEGIWYGQGKLDDKKPNDLYVAQCKNGQLNGIVDRDFGPVTGYYPKKYVHYESTYATSAFNTRDYPFPIMRLSDLYLLYAEALNEAADNETNRNDALTYVNMVRDRAGLPSVEDAWDNFSSNPTKYKSQLGLRQIIQQERLIELSFEGHRFWDIRRWKTAMEAYNTPIRGWDLKQSQPEFFYKPIVLQKQNFGIKDYFWPIRESNITTNRNLVQNIGW is encoded by the coding sequence ATGAAAAAAATAAAAATCATATATTTATTGATAGCCGGATGTTTGTCATTCTCATGCTCCGACTATCTGGATGTTGTACCGGAAGGAACAAGCCGTCTAGAAAATGCTTTCACTTTGAGATCCGAAGCCGAAAGATACCTGTTTACCTGTTATTCTTATATGCCGAAAGACGGTAACCCGAGCTCAGATCCTACGATTACCGGAGGTGATGAAATGTGGACCTTGACTAATCCTCCTCATCCAACCATTTCCCTGGACGGGCTTAAAATGGCCCAGGGCCTGCAGAGTGCCACAGTACCGCTTTTCGACAAATGGAACGGTTTGTACCAGGCTTTGAGAGATTGTAATATATTTTTAGAAAATGTAAGCAAAGTTCCCGATATAGAAGAAGAGGAAAGGATTCGCTGGATTGCCGAAGTAAAAACATTGAAAGCCTACTATCATTTTTGTCTAATGCGTATGTACGGACCGATACCTATTATCAGGGAAAATCTACCGGTCGATGCCGGCGCTGATGAAGTAAAAGTTGTCCGCGAACCCATTGACTCCTGCGTTTTTTATATGGTTCAACTATTGAATGAAGCCATACCCGACCTACCTTCTTCCATTACCAATAAAACAGAGCAACTTGGTCGCATATGCAGGCCTATTGCAGCTTCTTTGAAGGCAAAAATTTTAGTAACAGCAGCTAGCCCCCTATTCAATGGGAATACCGATCAGGCTACTTTGCTAAATAGAGACAAAGCCCAATTATTCAACCAGACCTACATGCCTGAGAAATGGGATTCAGCAGTTATTGCCTGTAAAAAAGCCATTGATCTATGCCACGAAGCAGGAGCTGTTTTTTATAAATACCCAGGCACATCCCAATATAACCTGACTGATACTATGCTTTTGCAACTAACCCTAAGGAATGCTATTTGCGACAGATGGAATGATGAACTGATCTGGGGAAATTCCCAAAGTATTCAAGGATCACTGCAGAATGTAACAGTACCTAAATTAGAAATACAATACAGGGATTATGCACAGCTTAAATCGGTACTGGGTATTCCCATCAAGATCGTAGAACAATTTTACACACATAATGGGGTTCCCATCAACGAAGACAAAACCTGGGGTGGAGACAGATATGCATTACAAGTGGCTGATGGGGATGATAAATTATACATTAAGCAGGGAGCCACTACTGTTAAGCTACACTTTGACCGGGAACCAAGGTTTTACGCATGGATAGGTTTTGACGAAGGAATCTGGTATGGTCAGGGAAAATTAGACGATAAAAAACCCAATGACCTTTATGTGGCACAATGTAAAAACGGGCAATTAAACGGGATCGTTGACCGGGATTTTGGCCCGGTAACCGGGTATTATCCGAAAAAATATGTTCATTACGAAAGCACTTATGCTACATCAGCCTTTAACACAAGGGATTACCCTTTTCCGATCATGCGTTTGAGCGATCTATATCTGCTCTATGCCGAAGCATTGAATGAAGCAGCAGACAATGAGACCAACAGGAATGATGCTTTAACATATGTAAACATGGTGCGGGACCGGGCCGGATTACCATCGGTGGAAGATGCATGGGATAATTTTTCCAGCAACCCGACAAAATATAAAAGCCAACTGGGTCTCCGGCAGATCATCCAGCAGGAACGACTGATCGAACTGTCATTTGAAGGGCATCGTTTCTGGGATATACGTCGTTGGAAAACTGCCATGGAAGCCTATAATACACCTATCAGAGGATGGGATTTAAAGCAAAGCCAACCTGAGTTTTTTTATAAACCGATCGTTTTACAAAAGCAAAACTTTGGTATCAAAGATTATTTCTGGCCGATACGTGAGAGTAACATTACCACTAACCGGAATCTGGTACAAAATATCGGATGGTAA